Proteins encoded within one genomic window of Geotalea daltonii FRC-32:
- a CDS encoding ATP-binding response regulator yields the protein MARILVIEDSSVAQAQLADILSGSYVLDFSDDGAQGIAIALENPPDLILLDVHLPALNGYEVCRKLKHAEQTRDTPIIFITAMDAEREKVKGFEAGAVDYIVKPFYPQELLARIRSHLAAQSLARQSMELEKLKLFKEMAIALSHEINNPLTSIYGSLYMLEKDNNSHHEHASSALQQIRQEMGKIRDIVAKLARTTRISQTEYLCNEKMIDLHKL from the coding sequence ATGGCAAGAATACTGGTTATAGAAGACAGCAGTGTTGCACAGGCCCAGTTGGCAGATATTTTATCGGGCAGCTATGTGCTCGATTTCAGTGATGACGGAGCGCAAGGTATTGCCATTGCCCTGGAAAATCCTCCTGACCTCATTTTGCTCGATGTTCATCTCCCTGCACTTAACGGCTACGAGGTGTGCAGAAAGCTCAAACATGCTGAACAAACCAGAGACACCCCCATCATCTTCATCACTGCCATGGATGCAGAAAGAGAAAAGGTAAAGGGCTTTGAGGCCGGTGCCGTGGATTATATTGTAAAACCATTTTATCCCCAGGAACTGCTGGCAAGGATAAGATCCCATCTGGCTGCCCAAAGCCTTGCCCGGCAGTCCATGGAACTTGAAAAGCTGAAACTGTTCAAGGAAATGGCCATTGCCCTGAGCCATGAAATCAATAATCCCTTAACATCTATTTACGGTTCCCTCTATATGCTGGAAAAAGACAATAATTCCCATCATGAGCATGCATCGTCCGCTCTACAGCAGATTCGACAGGAGATGGGAAAAATCCGTGATATTGTAGCAAAACTTGCAAGGACAACCCGTATCTCCCAGACCGAATATCTTTGCAACGAAAAGATGATCGATCTGCACAAGCTCTAA
- a CDS encoding BON domain-containing protein, with product MNLITRSMLTFGLILMLGGCASHQKNETAGQYFDDSVITTKVKSAILGDPALKVMQIAVETYQGKVQLSGFVDSPQSVKRAGEVASSVEGVREVKNNLIVK from the coding sequence ATGAATCTCATAACAAGATCCATGCTTACCTTCGGTTTGATATTGATGCTGGGGGGATGCGCATCCCACCAGAAGAATGAAACCGCAGGTCAATACTTTGACGATTCAGTGATCACGACGAAGGTCAAATCGGCAATTCTGGGGGATCCTGCTTTGAAAGTGATGCAGATTGCCGTTGAGACCTACCAGGGCAAGGTTCAGCTGAGCGGCTTTGTCGATTCCCCGCAAAGCGTGAAAAGGGCAGGCGAAGTTGCCAGCAGCGTGGAGGGTGTCAGAGAGGTAAAAAACAATCTCATAGTCAAATAG
- a CDS encoding B12-binding domain-containing radical SAM protein: MKILLVYPHYPDTFWSFRHALKFIGRKASFPPLGLLTVAAMLPAQWEKKLVDMNVAELTDRDIKWADLVFISAMSIQRESAETVISRCRNLGVKTVAGGPLFIAFHDQFSQVDHLVLGEAEITLQRFLDDLEMGVPGHIYQDERRADLADTPVPLWELADLRKYAGMNIQYSRGCPFDCEFCDITGLFGRKPRTKQTAQLLVELESLYSRGWRGSIFFVDDNFIGDKQKLKREILPAIRGWMEKRNHPFYFYTEASIDLADDGELMRMMVEAGFQEVFIGIETPHGEVLTEIGKVQNKNRDLLVSVKRIQQAGLQVHGGFIVGFDSDPPTIFDSQIRFIQESGIATAMVGILTALRGTRLYQRLRQEGRLIGDATGNNMAVSLNFVPRMERSALIGGYRALLDHIYSPDNYYKRVKKLLKEYRPLYTGRFNVQRGYLPALWKSIFFLGVLGKERVQFWNLFFWSLLRKPRLFPLAITYAIYGFHFRKITEKLRENVA, from the coding sequence ATGAAAATTTTGCTGGTTTATCCGCACTATCCGGATACTTTCTGGAGTTTTCGCCATGCATTGAAGTTCATCGGCAGGAAGGCCAGTTTTCCCCCCTTGGGTCTTCTTACTGTGGCTGCCATGCTCCCGGCCCAATGGGAAAAGAAGCTTGTGGATATGAACGTAGCCGAGCTGACCGACAGGGATATCAAGTGGGCTGACCTTGTCTTCATCAGTGCCATGAGTATTCAACGGGAGTCGGCAGAAACGGTTATCAGTCGTTGTCGTAATCTGGGGGTGAAAACCGTTGCCGGTGGTCCCCTTTTCATCGCCTTCCACGATCAATTTTCCCAAGTGGATCATCTGGTGCTGGGAGAGGCAGAGATAACCCTCCAGAGATTTCTTGACGATCTGGAAATGGGCGTGCCCGGCCACATTTATCAAGACGAACGCCGCGCCGATCTGGCCGACACCCCTGTGCCACTTTGGGAACTGGCAGATCTGCGCAAATATGCGGGAATGAACATTCAGTATTCCAGGGGGTGCCCCTTCGACTGCGAGTTTTGCGACATCACAGGGCTGTTTGGGCGCAAACCCCGGACCAAGCAAACTGCTCAGCTGCTGGTGGAACTGGAAAGTCTGTATTCAAGAGGTTGGCGTGGATCAATCTTTTTTGTAGACGATAATTTCATCGGCGACAAGCAAAAACTTAAAAGGGAAATTCTGCCTGCCATAAGGGGCTGGATGGAGAAGAGAAACCATCCTTTCTATTTTTACACGGAGGCGTCCATAGACCTTGCCGATGACGGGGAATTGATGCGGATGATGGTCGAGGCCGGTTTCCAGGAGGTCTTCATCGGCATAGAAACCCCCCATGGCGAGGTGCTGACCGAGATTGGAAAAGTACAGAATAAGAACCGGGACCTTCTTGTTTCGGTAAAACGCATACAGCAGGCCGGCCTGCAGGTGCATGGCGGTTTTATCGTCGGTTTCGACAGTGACCCGCCAACGATCTTCGACAGCCAGATCAGGTTTATACAGGAGAGCGGCATTGCCACGGCTATGGTCGGGATACTCACCGCCCTTCGCGGCACAAGGCTTTATCAGCGTCTGCGCCAGGAGGGAAGGCTTATTGGCGATGCTACCGGCAATAATATGGCCGTCTCCCTCAACTTCGTGCCGAGGATGGAAAGGTCTGCCCTGATAGGCGGCTATCGTGCCTTGCTCGATCATATCTACTCTCCGGATAATTATTACAAGCGGGTGAAGAAGCTTCTCAAGGAATACCGGCCGCTATACACCGGCAGATTCAATGTTCAACGGGGCTACCTGCCAGCTCTCTGGAAGTCAATTTTTTTTCTGGGTGTCCTGGGCAAGGAGCGGGTCCAATTCTGGAACCTTTTCTTCTGGTCGCTTTTGCGCAAGCCTCGGCTTTTCCCGTTGGCCATCACCTATGCCATATATGGTTTTCATTTCAGAAAAATCACAGAAAAGCTCAGAGAAAATGTGGCCTAA
- a CDS encoding outer membrane beta-barrel protein: MKKLILFSLVIAFLLSVSLSWAADEADKPANYLAIKGGIYSPSNDFDVQHIPGDSTFSRLDNKIGFAGEVAFGRYIMPAVAMELGAGYFESKGSGEAVAGQDARLRVVPVVLTAKVLLPLGPVEPYGEFGVGGYFSKVRDFKIDESTNTKAMFGLHAGAGLNFNITDGFFLGLEGRYLWTDDSWGSSDAKLDGFITMAALGFRY, translated from the coding sequence ATGAAAAAGCTTATCCTTTTTTCCCTGGTCATTGCATTTCTTCTTAGCGTAAGCCTCTCATGGGCTGCAGATGAAGCTGACAAGCCGGCTAATTATCTTGCTATCAAGGGTGGTATTTACTCTCCCAGCAATGATTTTGACGTACAGCACATTCCTGGTGACAGCACCTTTAGCCGCCTTGACAACAAAATCGGGTTTGCTGGAGAGGTTGCTTTTGGTCGTTATATCATGCCGGCGGTTGCCATGGAGCTTGGAGCCGGATACTTTGAGAGCAAAGGCTCCGGGGAAGCTGTTGCAGGTCAAGACGCCAGGCTGAGGGTCGTGCCAGTGGTCCTTACAGCAAAGGTACTACTTCCTCTTGGGCCGGTCGAACCCTATGGTGAGTTTGGCGTAGGAGGTTATTTTTCCAAGGTTCGCGATTTCAAAATTGATGAAAGTACAAATACGAAGGCAATGTTCGGTCTTCATGCCGGGGCGGGGCTCAATTTCAACATTACCGACGGTTTCTTTTTGGGCCTTGAGGGAAGATACCTGTGGACGGACGACTCATGGGGCAGTTCGGATGCAAAGCTGGACGGCTTTATTACCATGGCAGCTCTCGGTTTCCGTTACTGA
- a CDS encoding sensor histidine kinase: MDKALRLLIVDDSRDDAELMLHTLNQNGYETKYQVVDTLEAMRAALETEEWDIIFSDHAMPHFSAPEALAVAKELHPELPFIILSGEIDLNLAVSLMKGGAQDYIQKREMARIVPAIERELREVEACRQRRRMETALLASEIRYRRLFETAKDGILILDADTGKITDANPSLMEMLGCSSDELIGKKLWKTDIFADTFASKRAFNELEKKGYIRYDDMSLKTREGQQIDVEFISNVYPVDDMKVIQCNMRNITDRKRAEGQVKILDTYLEARAAELEAANSQLEAFNYTVSHDLRAPLTNINGYCQLLMELCRNILEPRFMGYLQEINNGVLRMNRLIDSLLNLSLVSRAELHREKVNLSQTAKAVAAELKLMEPQRKVTFKIADDVMVYGDVSLLQVVMENLFGNAWKYTSKRDLAHIEFGVTDHGGTRACYVRDNGAGFDMTNAEKLFNVFQRLDDTGEFEGFGIGLATVKRIIQSHGGWIIGEGEAGKGATFYFTLDDQLQYETINIEKKGEVIMAQT, from the coding sequence ATGGATAAAGCTTTACGGCTTTTGATTGTAGACGATTCAAGGGATGATGCAGAGCTGATGCTTCATACCCTTAATCAGAATGGATATGAAACCAAATACCAGGTTGTCGACACTTTGGAGGCAATGCGCGCTGCTCTGGAAACGGAAGAGTGGGACATCATCTTTTCAGATCATGCCATGCCACATTTCAGCGCTCCTGAAGCCCTTGCCGTGGCAAAGGAGTTGCATCCCGAGCTGCCGTTCATAATACTTTCCGGCGAAATCGATCTCAATCTGGCTGTTTCCCTGATGAAGGGGGGAGCGCAGGATTATATTCAGAAGAGGGAAATGGCCCGCATCGTTCCGGCAATAGAGAGGGAGCTGCGGGAAGTTGAAGCCTGCCGCCAGCGCAGGCGCATGGAAACGGCACTATTGGCATCGGAAATCCGTTACCGCCGTCTTTTTGAAACAGCCAAGGATGGCATTCTGATACTGGATGCCGACACCGGGAAGATTACCGACGCCAATCCATCGCTGATGGAGATGCTTGGCTGTTCCAGCGATGAGTTGATCGGCAAGAAGTTATGGAAGACGGACATTTTCGCCGATACCTTTGCCAGCAAAAGGGCATTTAACGAGCTGGAAAAGAAGGGCTACATCCGATATGACGATATGAGTCTGAAAACTCGCGAGGGCCAGCAGATAGATGTGGAGTTCATCAGCAACGTCTATCCGGTTGACGACATGAAGGTGATCCAATGCAACATGCGCAATATCACCGACCGCAAAAGGGCCGAAGGCCAGGTTAAAATCCTGGATACCTATCTGGAAGCCAGGGCGGCCGAGCTGGAAGCCGCCAACAGTCAGCTTGAGGCTTTCAACTACACTGTATCCCACGACCTCCGGGCACCGTTGACCAACATCAACGGTTACTGCCAGTTGCTGATGGAGCTGTGCCGCAACATCCTGGAACCGAGGTTCATGGGTTACCTGCAGGAAATAAACAACGGCGTTTTGCGGATGAACAGACTTATCGACAGCCTTCTCAACCTTTCGCTCGTATCACGGGCTGAATTGCACCGGGAAAAGGTAAATCTTTCCCAAACGGCAAAGGCGGTGGCAGCGGAGCTCAAGTTGATGGAGCCGCAACGGAAGGTGACCTTTAAAATAGCTGACGATGTGATGGTGTACGGAGATGTAAGCCTGCTGCAAGTGGTAATGGAGAACCTGTTTGGCAATGCATGGAAATACACCAGCAAAAGGGATTTGGCGCACATTGAATTCGGCGTTACGGATCATGGCGGGACGCGCGCCTGTTATGTCCGGGATAATGGTGCAGGCTTTGATATGACCAATGCAGAAAAACTTTTTAATGTCTTTCAGCGCCTGGATGACACTGGGGAATTTGAAGGATTCGGCATCGGGCTGGCAACGGTGAAAAGGATCATTCAGAGTCATGGCGGCTGGATAATCGGTGAGGGTGAAGCAGGCAAAGGTGCAACCTTTTACTTTACCCTGGATGATCAGCTTCAGTACGAGACCATAAATATAGAGAAGAAAGGAGAAGTCATCATGGCGCAGACCTAA